The Acidipropionibacterium virtanenii DNA segment GGGGGAGTCGGAGGTGGCCAGGGCGACCACGACGTCCTCGGATCCGGGGACCGCGGCCGCGCCGGTCACCACGGCGTCATCGTCCAGCAGGACGACGTCGCGGTCGGGGGATGCGCCGACCAGATGCAGGCGTCCCCGGCCGTGGAAATCGTCTGCGATCAGGACGCCTCCCGGAGCCGGGCTCATGGCGGTGGCCAGGCTGGTGCCGGCGTCGGTGAGCTCCCGCGCCGACGGGATCTCGGAGCCCTCCGGCGCGGGGCCGTCGAGGACGGCGACGCGGGGATTGACGGCCACCGAGGTGCCGTCGGGATCCCGCTCGACCGACATCACGAACACTCGCCCTTCGGAGATGGCGACGCCCTCGAAGGACCTCACCTCCCCCGGACGCCGTGGCAGGCTGTGCAGCTCGCCGGACTCGACGTCGATCCGCACGAGATCGCTCAGCAGGTCGGGGGAGCCGAGGCCCACCCCCACGCCCGTCTGCCGGCAGGCCAGCACCGAGGAGCCGTTCGCGAACACCGGGCAGGACCAGTCGGCATGGTCCTCGGTGAGCGCGCGCACCACGGCCGTGCCGGGCCGGCACCCGTCCTCCTGCCCCTCGGGCATTGGCTCTGCCGCCCGACCGACCGCGCGCACCGCGGGCTCGGCGTCCGGATCGGGGACCTCCAGCAGGAACACCTGCAGAGGACGGTCGGTGTACCAGCCGGGCACCAGGCCGTTGTGACGCAGGGTGAGGCCGGTCAGGTGGCGCGGGTCCTCATGATCGGCATCGACGCCGTTCATGGTGCCGTAGCGGCCCGGGTCGGGGACCCGGGCGGTGAGCACGATCCGCGTGGAGTCGGGCGACCAGGAGAACTCGTGCACCCCCTGCTTGAAGGAGGTGATGATCCACGGCTCCCCGCCCTCGGCCTCGACCAGGGCGAGCTGGGTGCGGTGACCGGGCAACCGCCTCAGGAAGGCGATGAGACGGCCGTCGGGGGAGACCCGGGGTGCGGTGTCGCAGAACCCGCGGGTGATCCGCGACGGCCCGACGGCGTCCCGCCCGCAGTCCGATGATGAGTCCAGCGGCACCCGCCACAGCTGGCCGATCCGGTCATCGACCTCCAGGCTGGGGTGGGTCGCCGAGACCACCGCCCATCGTCCGGAGGGATGCACCGACGGCGTCGAGACGGTGGACATCAGGGCGATCTGTTCGGGCCTCATGGCCCGACCCTAGTGGTTCGCCTCCGCCTCGAGCCGTCCTCAGGAGGATGGTCGGGGCGGCAGGTCGCGTTACCGTCGGACGCACGATCAGAGGAGGAACGATGACTCAGGCAACCAGCACTCAGATCCAGCTCGTCTCCCGTCCCGCGGGATGGCCGGTTCCACAGGATTTCCGCACGGTGACGGTCGATCTCCCGGCCCTGGCGCCGGGGCAGGTCCGGGTGCGCAACGATTTCATCTCGGTGGACCCCTACATGCGCGGGCGGATGAACGACGTCGAGTCCTACACCCCGCCCTTCGCTCTGGGAGAGACGATGACCGGTGGCGCGGTGGGCCGTGTCGTCGCCTCGACCTCGGACCAGTTCGGAGAGGGGGATCTCGTCGTCCACGCGCTGGGTTGGCGCGACCTCGCCCAGGGACCGGCCGAGTCTTTCAGCCCGGTGCAGGAGGTCCCCGGGGCTCCCGAATCGCTGTACCTGGGGCTCCTCGGGATGACGGGGCGCACCGCCTATGTGGGGCTGACCGCGGTGGCCGGACTTCGCCCCGGCGACACGGTTCTGGTCTCCGGAGCCGCCGGTGCGGTGGGCAGCGCCGCCGGACAGTTCGCCCGCCTGCTGGGCGCGAGCAAGGTGGTGGGCTCGGCCGGATCGGCGCGCAAGGTCGAGCTGCTGACCGGCCGGTACGGCCTCGACGCCGCCTTCAACTACAAGGACGCCCCGGTCCGTGAACAACTTCCCGCCGTCATCCCCGAGGGCGTCGACGTCTACTACGACAACGTGGGAGGCGACCACCTGGAGGCGGCCATCGACGTCATGAACCGCGACGGCCGGGCCGCGCTGTGCGGATCCATCTCCGGATACAACGCCGAGCATCCGGCGCCGGGCCCCGACAATCTCCACATGCTCACCACCAAGGGCCTGACGCTCAAGGGGTTCACCGTGGGCTTCTACCAGGATCGGTTCCCCGAGTTCCAGCAGAAGGCCCGCGAATGGTTCACCGCGGGCCGGCTGGTGTACGACGAGACAGTCGTCGACGGCCTGGATCGCGCCGTGGAGGGTTTTCTCGACATGATGGGCGGCGGGAACATCGGCAAAGCCCTGGTGAAGATCTGAGAACGGCCACGGCACGGATTGTCCACGCCGCGGCCGAGATCCGGCAGAACTCGTTCGGGGGGATCAGTCCCGCGACAGGATGATCGCGGCGTAGGGCGGCAGTACCAGGGTGGCCTGTGCCCCGAACCCGTCGAGGGGCTCGGCCACGGCCTCCACGTGGGCCGGCACCACCGCCCCGGTGAACAGGTCCGAGTAGGCCTTCGCATCGGTGTTGACCCGCGTCGTCCAGCTCCCGGCGGCCGGCATCGGGATCGTGTACTCGCCGTACAGGGAGTTGTTGAAATTGGCGGCCACCACGACGTCGTCCCCCGGCCCGCCCGCCGACCAGCGGTGGAAGGCGTAGACGTTGTTGTCGTCGTGGAGGTGCAGGGTCTGCGCGTACTGCCCGGTGAGGCCTTTGGTGGTGCCGTCGGTGTTGCGACGCAGGCCGATGAGGTCGGAGTAGAGCCGCACGATCCCGTGGAACTCGCGGTCCAGGTGCCAGTCCAGCGGCACGGTGTCGCGGAACCAGCCGTCGGTGAGGAACTCCTGGCCCTGGAAGATCATCGGGACGCCCGGAGCGGTGAACACCAGGGCCGCTCCCAGGGTGGAGCGCTTCTGGGCGAAGTAGCCGTCCGGATCCTCGGCGTCGATCTCCTCGGGCACCCGCGCCGACCCGTTGGCCACCTCGTCATGGGACTCGGTGTAGATCACCCGGGAGAAGGCGTCGCCGTAGCTGAACTCGACGGCGTCGCGCACCTGGCCCATGTCCCGGGAGGCGTCATCGGAGGCGATCACCGCGGCACGGACCGGGTGGACGAAGTGGTTGTCCCACTGGGCGTGGAAGGCCGCGCCGTCCTCTGCGGTCGAGACCACGGCGCCGTAGCCGTGGAGGTCCTCGGCGATGGTGAACCGCTCGGGGTATCTGGCGCGGATGTCGGTATTGATCCAGCGCTGCAGCGACCAGCCATCGGGGATGTTCGTCTCCCCGGCGTCGACGCTGCGCATGTACGGGGTCATGTCATAGCGCAGCCCGTCGGCGTGGAACTCGCCCAGCCACATCATCGCGTTGTCGTGGATGAACTGGCGCACCTGGCCGCGGCCGTAGTCGGGGCGGGTGTCGCCCCACGGGGTGGCCG contains these protein-coding regions:
- a CDS encoding prolyl oligopeptidase family serine peptidase encodes the protein MRPEQIALMSTVSTPSVHPSGRWAVVSATHPSLEVDDRIGQLWRVPLDSSSDCGRDAVGPSRITRGFCDTAPRVSPDGRLIAFLRRLPGHRTQLALVEAEGGEPWIITSFKQGVHEFSWSPDSTRIVLTARVPDPGRYGTMNGVDADHEDPRHLTGLTLRHNGLVPGWYTDRPLQVFLLEVPDPDAEPAVRAVGRAAEPMPEGQEDGCRPGTAVVRALTEDHADWSCPVFANGSSVLACRQTGVGVGLGSPDLLSDLVRIDVESGELHSLPRRPGEVRSFEGVAISEGRVFVMSVERDPDGTSVAVNPRVAVLDGPAPEGSEIPSARELTDAGTSLATAMSPAPGGVLIADDFHGRGRLHLVGASPDRDVVLLDDDAVVTGAAAVPGSEDVVVALATSDSPGEVAIVSGGRARILTDFAADLRRATGVVAPEELTVDTASGPVHGWVLTPPGPGPHPVILMIHGGPHSQYTSSFFDEFQVLTGAGYAVVACNPRGSSGYGQDHARALVGRFGQVDADDVMAFLDGALASRRDLDADRLGIMGGSYGGYLTAWIIGHDWRWGEHRWRGAIVERGYLDPPSFVGASDIGWYYPQKYNGGSRAEQEAQSAMRCAEQVTTPTLVIHSEQDLRTPFSQGLEYHARLQMAGVQTELLVFPGENHELTRSGTPWHRRRRFEAILAFWERRLRPGPLGHPADRS
- a CDS encoding NADP-dependent oxidoreductase, with protein sequence MTQATSTQIQLVSRPAGWPVPQDFRTVTVDLPALAPGQVRVRNDFISVDPYMRGRMNDVESYTPPFALGETMTGGAVGRVVASTSDQFGEGDLVVHALGWRDLAQGPAESFSPVQEVPGAPESLYLGLLGMTGRTAYVGLTAVAGLRPGDTVLVSGAAGAVGSAAGQFARLLGASKVVGSAGSARKVELLTGRYGLDAAFNYKDAPVREQLPAVIPEGVDVYYDNVGGDHLEAAIDVMNRDGRAALCGSISGYNAEHPAPGPDNLHMLTTKGLTLKGFTVGFYQDRFPEFQQKAREWFTAGRLVYDETVVDGLDRAVEGFLDMMGGGNIGKALVKI
- a CDS encoding alpha-amylase family glycosyl hydrolase — encoded protein: MTSDASPQENQPEVNPMDPTSRAKGMGAILIGDGVAFRVWAPHAEAVDVTGDFDDWNALPSGEPQDAKTDAPEPPTAEHTLAAEGDGFWYGEVAGAHTGQQYRFVIRAADGRLISRIDPYARQVTNSTGNGVITDPSAFDWQGESFTPPTLNELVIYEMHVGTFFDADPSDGRPATLDAIEDKMSHLLHLGVNAVELMPLAEFAGDYSWGYNPANIFAVESAYGGPEKLREFVRIAHAHGIAVIIDVVYNHFGPSDLDLWQFDGWSENDKGGIYFYNDWRSATPWGDTRPDYGRGQVRQFIHDNAMMWLGEFHADGLRYDMTPYMRSVDAGETNIPDGWSLQRWINTDIRARYPERFTIAEDLHGYGAVVSTAEDGAAFHAQWDNHFVHPVRAAVIASDDASRDMGQVRDAVEFSYGDAFSRVIYTESHDEVANGSARVPEEIDAEDPDGYFAQKRSTLGAALVFTAPGVPMIFQGQEFLTDGWFRDTVPLDWHLDREFHGIVRLYSDLIGLRRNTDGTTKGLTGQYAQTLHLHDDNNVYAFHRWSAGGPGDDVVVAANFNNSLYGEYTIPMPAAGSWTTRVNTDAKAYSDLFTGAVVPAHVEAVAEPLDGFGAQATLVLPPYAAIILSRD